A window from Enterocloster bolteae encodes these proteins:
- a CDS encoding ABC transporter permease — translation MKMNRKNPYGDIGRENYWQTVRRRFLHHRLACISLVVLAVICTAAILAPVIAPYDPDAIAGPFGAPPGPGFLLGTDQIGRDMFSRLLYATRISLLVGVLATAISTAIGVSLGLLGGYFGGWLDIAIMRFTDMVMSFPYILLVLVAAAIFEPGLWSIILILGFVDWPGIARLVRGNVLSLRETNFVKSSIVAGMPARHILFSEILPNTVAPILVYATSVMALSMLDEASLSFLGMGVQPPTASLGNMLNSAQSLTVLTKQPWLWIPPGLLIVVLVVAINFVGDALRDALDPSAVLNLGGAKQDTPEQDAAKQDTPDSL, via the coding sequence ATGAAAATGAACAGAAAGAACCCCTATGGGGACATTGGAAGAGAAAATTACTGGCAGACCGTCAGGCGGCGGTTTCTCCACCACCGTCTGGCCTGCATCAGTCTGGTGGTGCTGGCAGTTATCTGCACAGCGGCCATCCTGGCGCCTGTCATAGCGCCCTATGACCCGGATGCCATCGCAGGACCCTTTGGCGCCCCGCCGGGCCCGGGGTTCCTGCTGGGAACAGACCAGATCGGACGGGATATGTTCTCCCGCTTATTATATGCAACGCGTATTTCTCTGCTGGTGGGCGTGCTGGCTACAGCCATATCCACTGCCATTGGAGTCAGCCTGGGTCTGCTGGGGGGATACTTTGGAGGCTGGCTGGACATAGCCATCATGCGTTTTACAGACATGGTCATGTCCTTTCCGTATATACTTCTGGTGCTGGTGGCGGCAGCCATCTTTGAACCGGGGCTCTGGAGCATCATACTGATTCTCGGATTTGTGGACTGGCCCGGCATTGCCCGGCTGGTGAGGGGCAATGTGCTGAGCCTGCGGGAGACTAATTTTGTCAAGAGCAGCATAGTGGCCGGGATGCCTGCCAGACATATCCTGTTTTCAGAGATACTTCCCAATACCGTTGCGCCCATTCTGGTGTACGCCACCTCGGTCATGGCATTGTCCATGCTGGATGAGGCTTCCTTAAGCTTTCTGGGCATGGGGGTGCAGCCGCCCACAGCCAGCCTGGGCAATATGCTCAACAGCGCCCAGTCCCTGACCGTGCTGACAAAGCAGCCCTGGCTCTGGATTCCGCCCGGACTCCTGATAGTGGTCCTGGTGGTTGCCATCAATTTTGTGGGCGATGCCCTGAGAGACGCCCTGGACCCGTCCGCGGTTCTGAATCTGGGTGGAGCAAAACAGGATACGCCAGAACAGGATGCAGCAAAACAGGATACGCCGGACAGCTTATAA
- a CDS encoding LysR family transcriptional regulator, with protein sequence MTIHQIECFLEAARTLNFTEAANHLYISQQGLSRQIASLEKELELRLFDRTTRDVRLTRSGELLLWRWKDIPKEIYDSVDMAREEGERAKRRINLSVVGMSGIIEMAGNILADYMAFDPEVEFEINEFTNIKDITNGNPDLMMTVSFTPSYEQLKEKCGLMVIKKLPLYYVMSKKNPLAQKEDVVMEDFKGETMLCLFKNFFAGAELRLFELIAKQEHVLQKARYYENVNSLELAIIANEGIHIGFKEFYHNYGERLVMHPMPNSRNQAYASVIIVWRKENEKRLESFIKFLKNNYN encoded by the coding sequence ATGACCATCCATCAGATAGAATGTTTCCTGGAAGCAGCCAGGACCCTTAATTTTACGGAGGCAGCCAACCATCTGTATATATCCCAGCAGGGGTTGAGCCGCCAGATAGCATCTCTGGAAAAGGAACTGGAGCTGCGGCTTTTTGACAGGACCACCAGGGATGTGAGGCTGACCCGCAGCGGTGAGCTTCTTTTGTGGCGCTGGAAGGATATCCCCAAGGAAATATATGACTCCGTGGATATGGCCAGGGAGGAAGGGGAGAGAGCCAAACGCAGGATTAATCTGTCTGTGGTGGGCATGAGCGGCATCATAGAGATGGCGGGCAACATACTGGCTGATTATATGGCCTTTGACCCGGAGGTGGAATTTGAAATCAATGAATTCACCAATATAAAAGATATAACCAACGGAAACCCGGATTTGATGATGACGGTAAGTTTTACTCCTTCCTACGAGCAGCTTAAAGAGAAGTGCGGCCTGATGGTTATAAAAAAGCTGCCCTTATACTATGTCATGTCCAAGAAAAATCCCCTGGCACAGAAGGAAGATGTGGTCATGGAGGATTTTAAGGGAGAGACCATGCTCTGTCTCTTCAAGAATTTTTTTGCCGGCGCCGAGCTGCGGCTGTTTGAACTGATTGCCAAGCAGGAGCACGTCCTTCAGAAGGCCCGGTATTATGAAAATGTCAACAGCCTGGAGCTGGCAATTATTGCCAATGAAGGGATTCATATCGGCTTTAAAGAATTTTATCACAACTACGGGGAACGCCTGGTTATGCACCCTATGCCCAACTCCAGGAACCAGGCCTATGCCAGCGTCATCATTGTATGGCGTAAAGAAAATGAGAAAAGACTTGAAAGTTTTATTAAATTTTTGAAAAATAATTATAATTAA